The Candidatus Baltobacteraceae bacterium region GGCGGTCGCGCAAATCTGCTACGGCCAAGCGCTGCGCGGCGATCCGGACTGCGCGCAACAGTTTCGGGAGCGCCGAGCGTACGGCGACGGGAGCGCGCCAATTCAGGATCAGCCGCAGGACGCGATCGTGAATCGTTTCACCAAGCTGCTGCAGTATCTCGTAACGAACGATCCGCAAGGCAACTGGGGGCAGTATCTGCAAAACGGCGAGGTAGTTTGGAGCCGCGTCGCTGTTGCCGGGCAATCGCAAGGCGGCGGCATGGCCGAGTTCATCGCCCAGCGTCAAGCGGTCGCGCGCGTGATCGTTTTTTCGGGCGGCTGGGACCGCTCGTCACCGCGAGAGATCGCGCATTGGTACTCCGGGAAGAGCCTCACGCCCGCCGACCGTTGGTTTGGCACCTTCAACGTCGCCGAGCCGATGGCCCATGTCATCGAAGCGTCGTACGCAGCGCTGGGAATCCCGGCAGCACAGCAGTTCGCACTCGATAAACCGACGCTCGGCGGTGTGCCAGCACACGCGGACGGCATCAGCAATCCGGCATATCGCGACGTTTGGGATCGGATGCTGGGCAGCGGAAACTAACCGGCCTACCTTCCCGTTCCAAGATGCTGAGCAGTTCGCTGGGCCGATCAGATCCAACGAAAACGCTGCTAACGCACCGTTCCCCAAAAAATGGGTACGTGCGCAGTTCTACCGGCTCCGCAAAGTCAACCCGGACGGCAACGGTTCCGGGAGAAAGCAGCATCGCAGTTTCGCGACTTGCAGCGCGTAGCGCACGGCGCCGCGCCCCGGGCTGAGGCGTTACGCTTGAAACGTTTCGCACGTCGGTTTCGATGGCGCCGAATAATCCGAGGTTAAAGCGAACCTTGCCATCCTCGATCACGTGCGGCATTTTCGACATAGAACCAAAGGCCCCGCAGAGCCATACGGCGCCGGCGATTTCTGCTATATCGATCGTAACGTTCCAAACCGCATACTGGTGTGGAACCAACAAATGACGCACAACGAAGTCTGGGGGTATCCCGACGATCAGCAATAGCACCAAAATTGGCAGAACGCTTTCGCTCGTATAGGTGAGGCCGCCGGGCGCCGGAGGGGCAACGATCGCCCGCAAACCATCCTTGGCGCAACGCATGATCGCGACGTCGGCCGAAAATGATGCGATACGCAAGGGTGAGCATCCTCCGCACGTATTGTCTCATGAAGAGCCGTCGGCTCTTACCACGGAGGTCGCAACTCGTAGTCGCCTCGGTTACCCGGATGGGACCGCGCGATACTTTTTCAGGATTGCGATAACTCGATCGATCGGGATCGCCTCGATGACGTGGCCGCGTGACCGCGTCGTCGTTGCCGCAAACAGCGAGTTGTAGACTGCTTCTTCCGTTGCTTCGAGCGCGGCTTCGAAGAGCGGCGACACTGCATCTGTGGTAACCGTTTCATAGTGCGCCGTTCCCATGGCACCGTAGGCAACGCGAGCCGACGCGGCCGCCGAGAACGCGATCGCGAAGTCGCCGCTGCCGTTTTCATAGTCGGAGCCCGTGCGGCCGAGTCCGTAGACAGCGCGCGCGGCGAGTCGCCGGCATTCGTTGGGCGAAAGCGGCGCGTCGGTCGCGACGACCATCATGCACGACCCTTTGCCGGCGTCCGGAGCGTAGGCGTATTTCCCCAGCTCCTTGCCGACCGGCGCGCCGCCCATCGTCAACACGCCGCCGAAGTTCGTCTGTACGAGCACGCCGACGGTATGGCCGCCAAACCGTTGCGGGATCGCGCGTGAAGACGTTCCGATTCCGCCCTTCCAGCCAAAACAGATCGTGCCGGTACCGGCGCCGACGGCGCCCTCCATAACTTTTCCCTCGCGTGCGTTTTCAATCGCCGAAATCACATGCTCACGCGTCACGTGCATGCCCCGAATATCGTTCAGCCACGAATCGTTGGTCTCGCCGACGACGGCGTTCACCGACATGACGTTCTCGTTCCCAGGCTGCGCGAGCGTCCACGAAATTGCCCCGAGCATCCCGGTTCCGACGTTGAGCGTGTTCGTTAACACAATGGGCGTTTCGATCGTGCCCAGTTCTTGGACTTGGGTCGAACCCGCAAGTTTGCCGAACGCGTTGCCGATAAAAACGCCGCCCGGAACCTTCTCCTGAAATACGTTTCCGCCGTGGGGAAGAATCGCCGTCACGCCGGTGCACACGTTCGGCGCGTCAACTAACGTCACGTGACCCACGCGAACGCCGGCGACGTCGGTGATCGCGTTGAGCGCTCCGGTTGGGAAAACGCCGGGCGCTAATCCGATATCGCGGGCGCGTGGGCGCCCCTGCTGCGAACTCGCAGCCTGAGCGATGTTCGAAGTAGCTGCCGTTGCCAGCGAGGCAAGGATGATCTCGCGTCTGCTCAAGTTCATGAGCCGAGCTTCTTCGCCCAGGTAAGCTCTTCCGTCGGAGCGATTAATGAGGACATGGACAAAAGGTTGGTCGCAGCGGCGCTCATCATCGGGGGACTCGCACTTCTGGGCGTGACCACCGCACGCGATGCGCGGCACGATTTCGACTTCGAAGTTGGAACGTGGAGCATGTCGCCGAGCGGCGATACGCACGTCGTAGAACGCCTGTGGGAGGGCGCGACCATCGCCCGCCTCATCGTTCCCAAGCCAATGCCGCACGTCCGCGGAAGTTTGTTGACCGTCTATCATCCCGATTCGCAGCAATGGTCTATCTACTGGGTCGACTCAACGGACGGCAGCGTTTCGCCTCCGCTGGTAGGGCGCTTCTCCCATGGCATCGGTACGTTTGTCGGACCCGACAAAGAGAACGGCCGTCCGGTGCTGGTTCGGCTCGTGTTTTCGAACGTTACCGCCAACGCTTTCAAGACCGTGCAGTCCGTTTCGCGCGACGGCGGGAAGACGTGGAAGCTGGGCGTCCCAACGCTTTACGCGCGCCGGTCGAAGATCTCTTCGTCACATGCATCACGTGCCGTTTGGTGAGACCTCTTCCCCGCTGCAAGCCGCCGGCTCGTCCAAGAGGCCGTCCTCAGGACGTAAACGGCGGTCTTAACCAAAACCTGTGGTAGCGTCGCGGGACGGCCGCCCGCTTCATATCGTATACAAGGGGTATGAGCTCGCGGCGTTTCCCATCACGCCTGTTCCTGGCCATTGCGGCGGCAGCCGTATTGGGCGCGTGCGCGGCGCACAGCGGACTGCCGGCGTTTACCCCCGCCGGGGGAGCATCGGACGCCGTCGTCGTGCTGCGCCTCAATCACGAAGCCGAGCTCGAGCGGCTCGTCGGCGACATCAGCAATCCGCACTCGCCGCGATTTCGGCACTTCCTGACGCTATCGCAGTTCGAGGCGCGCTACGCCCCGACGCGGCAGCAGCACGATCGCGTCCTGCGATCGTTGCGCGCCGCCGGCTTTACGATCGTTAGCACGTATCCCGACCGTGCGATCGTCGACGTCCGCGCGCCGCACGATCCGCGGCTGCCCGCCTCACTAGCTCCGCTCGTGAAGCATCTCCTGATTGCGTCGCCGCCGCGCGCACGCGTCCTCGTTTACGCGCGCCGTAGTGCGGCCTACCCCCCCGACGCGCTTCCGACGGTTGAGGCGATCAAAAACGGCAGCTTCGAGCAGCGGCTGCATTTCTGGAAGGCCTGCGATGAGGTTGCGCTGTCGAAGCACGCGTTCGCCGGAAAGTACAGCGCGCTGGTGGGATCGACGTCGCCCGACGCCGGCAACGTTCACGGCATCGAGATCCTCTGCCAGAAAGTGGTCATTCCCCACGACGCCGTTTTGCGCGCGCACACGTACAGCGTCACCAACGTACGCGACATTCGTAAAGGCGGCTACCAAGAAATCGGCTTCACGGCCAAACCCGGAAAATCGGGAATCGTGCTCTTCAAGGGATTGACGAACAAGAAGCATTGGGAGCCGCACACGTGGTCGCTCGCCTCGCTCGAAGGACGCATCCTCTATCTGTATTTCGCCGTTGCGGGCAAGGGACAACCGACGCAGTACGATTCGATGTACGTCGACGCCGTGAAGCTGACCGGCACCGTACCGACCGCAACGCCGAGCGCGCCGCCGACTCCCGTCGGACCGGGCCCGGGCACGCCGCTGACGGGACCGACGTTCGGACCAAACGGTCAGTGGGCGCCGCGCGCCGTCGCCGACGCCTTCGATTTTCCGGTTCAACACGGCTACGACGGACGCACGACCACCGTCGCCTTCATCGCGCAATCCGCGCTGACGGCAAGCGATCTCACGGCGTTCTTTAACGCCAACGGCATCACGCGCGGCGGCACGTTTCAGGAAGTTCACGTCGACGGCGGTCCGGCAAGCGGCGACCGGACCTTAGCGATGCTCAATGCCGAAACGATCGGTGCGCTCGCGCCGAGCGCCACGGTCATCGCGTACGAAATACCGTCATTCGACAGCACCTACGTGATCGACGCGTATCAAGCGGCGATCGACGCGAATAAAGCCAACGTCGTGCTCAACGCCGATCCGTTCGCTCCGTGCGAAACCGACGATACCGCCTTCAACGACGCGATCGAATCGGAGGCGATCAGCGCGGCCGCGATCGGCATGACCTTCGTTTCGGCCAGCGGCGACGAAGGCGCGGCGTGCTACAGCCAAAGGACGACGACGAACCAAACCGGCATAACGGCGATCGCCGGTCTTCCGTACGCCCTTTCCGTGGGCGGCAACGCCTCGAAAACCCCGGGTCCGATGAGTGCGCCTGCGGTGTGGAGCGGCGACAACGGCTTCGAAGTCGGCGCGAGCGGCGGCGGCGTCTCCTCCACATGGCCGATTCCCAGTTACCAGCAGGGGGTCGCGGGTGCGGCTTCCACGGTTCGTCGCAACGTTCCCGATATCGCCTTCCCGGCTATCGGCGACGACCTGCATATTAGCGGCACCGACGTAACGTCCGGCGGAACGGCATGGGCGAGTTCGATCGCGGCCGCGCTGCTTGCCGAAAGCGTTGAGATCTGCGGACCGCTCGGATTCGTCAATCCCGCCGCGTACGCGCTGCTCGCCAAAGGCGGGGAAGGCACGTCGCTCATCGACGTCACCACCGGCAACAACGCCTTCGCCGCGTTTACGCCCTACGCCGCGACGGCCGGATACGATAATGCAACCGGCATCGGCATGCCCAACGGCATCAAGTTCGCCGCAGCGGTCTGCGGAAGATCGACGC contains the following coding sequences:
- a CDS encoding P1 family peptidase, yielding MNLSRREIILASLATAATSNIAQAASSQQGRPRARDIGLAPGVFPTGALNAITDVAGVRVGHVTLVDAPNVCTGVTAILPHGGNVFQEKVPGGVFIGNAFGKLAGSTQVQELGTIETPIVLTNTLNVGTGMLGAISWTLAQPGNENVMSVNAVVGETNDSWLNDIRGMHVTREHVISAIENAREGKVMEGAVGAGTGTICFGWKGGIGTSSRAIPQRFGGHTVGVLVQTNFGGVLTMGGAPVGKELGKYAYAPDAGKGSCMMVVATDAPLSPNECRRLAARAVYGLGRTGSDYENGSGDFAIAFSAAASARVAYGAMGTAHYETVTTDAVSPLFEAALEATEEAVYNSLFAATTTRSRGHVIEAIPIDRVIAILKKYRAVPSG
- a CDS encoding S53 family serine peptidase, with translation MSSRRFPSRLFLAIAAAAVLGACAAHSGLPAFTPAGGASDAVVVLRLNHEAELERLVGDISNPHSPRFRHFLTLSQFEARYAPTRQQHDRVLRSLRAAGFTIVSTYPDRAIVDVRAPHDPRLPASLAPLVKHLLIASPPRARVLVYARRSAAYPPDALPTVEAIKNGSFEQRLHFWKACDEVALSKHAFAGKYSALVGSTSPDAGNVHGIEILCQKVVIPHDAVLRAHTYSVTNVRDIRKGGYQEIGFTAKPGKSGIVLFKGLTNKKHWEPHTWSLASLEGRILYLYFAVAGKGQPTQYDSMYVDAVKLTGTVPTATPSAPPTPVGPGPGTPLTGPTFGPNGQWAPRAVADAFDFPVQHGYDGRTTTVAFIAQSALTASDLTAFFNANGITRGGTFQEVHVDGGPASGDRTLAMLNAETIGALAPSATVIAYEIPSFDSTYVIDAYQAAIDANKANVVLNADPFAPCETDDTAFNDAIESEAISAAAIGMTFVSASGDEGAACYSQRTTTNQTGITAIAGLPYALSVGGNASKTPGPMSAPAVWSGDNGFEVGASGGGVSSTWPIPSYQQGVAGAASTVRRNVPDIAFPAIGDDLHISGTDVTSGGTAWASSIAAALLAESVEICGPLGFVNPAAYALLAKGGEGTSLIDVTTGNNAFAAFTPYAATAGYDNATGIGMPNGIKFAAAVCGRSTPLARFRFRRI